In Hyperolius riggenbachi isolate aHypRig1 chromosome 10, aHypRig1.pri, whole genome shotgun sequence, a genomic segment contains:
- the LOC137534901 gene encoding zinc finger protein 84-like: protein MEEDWSHMTEGIINLTLEIIYLLTGENLPKVTFGSHVTITVPPSHSLIPKRHTKQKIVKTTHRIVELLVGEDEEEECLEGQKDQEQNIVAEGQIPPHHQGGSVTDCNPIVTGMVNHEDVIRKKLYTEGYKDVTVEKQSSLTLVDGFTNKNSTERCTGPLYSQDCPQEDPTMPRHYQEQHITMKAVVKEETETAYVRGDQQSVEVGEVMETIKQEECFLDFRTTGGDDVRNTLEERIMSHPDDTAEDNGITQCTPDENPITKNTHHGAYSTDKVMVLSDDEESSAFTDRGGQRHDKILGGFESFVDEDHLSCEPPFPCSECRKLFISKESLIKHQRSHPGQQLVSCVEGRESLTLEKDFSRHQSIPIIERLFSCSECGKCFVEKADLTKHRKSHTGSRPFPCLEYGKYFAGKGSLFQHQLTHTGEPPFSCSECGKWFFQTEQLFKHQKAHTNKQPFSCLECGKCFTEKGSLLRHQRSHTGERPFSCSECGKGFIQKGDLVRHQRIHTGERPYPCADCGKCFTQKGDLVKHKRVHTGERPFSCSECGKCFVDRRACLKHQKTHTCSLPF, encoded by the exons atggaggaggactgGAGTCACATGACAGAGGGAATAATAAATCtaaccctggagatcatctacttgctgactggagag AATCTTCCTAAAGTGACATTTGGAAGTCATGTGACCATCACAGTGCCTCCATCTCATTCTCTGATACCCAAGAGACACACCAAACAGAAGATTGTGAAAACCACCCACAGAATCGTTGAGCTGCTggtgggagag gatgaggaggaggagtgtctGGAAGGACAGAAGGATCAGGAGCAGAACATTGTGGCAGAAGGTCAGATCCCACCCCATCATCAG GGTGGAAGTGTGACTGATTGTAATCCTATTGTAACGGGAATGGTAAACCATGAAGATGTGATAAGGAAGAAGCTGTATACAGAAGGATACAAGGATGTGACGGTGGAGAAGCAGTCATCCCTCACTTTagtgg ATGGATTCACCAACAAAAACTcaacagagagatgtacaggtcctctttattcccaggattgtccacaggaagatccCACCATGCCCCGCCATTATCAG GAACAACACATAACAATGAAagctgtggttaaagaggagacAGAGACGGCATacgtgaggggtgatcagcagtctgtggaggtggGAGAAGTAATGGAGACTATTAAGCAAGAGGAATGTTTTCTGGATTTCAGGACTA cagggggagacgaTGTCAGGAACACGTTAGAGGAACGTATTATGTCACATCCGGATGATACTGCAGAAGATAATGGCATCACACAATGTACTCCAGATGAAAACCCTATCACTAAAAACACCCATCATGGAGCTTACAGTACTGATAAAGTAATGGTACTCTCTGATGATGAGGAGTCTTCTGCTTTTACagacagaggtggacagagacatgATAAGATTTTGGGGGGATTTGAATCGTTTGTTGATGAGGATCATCTCTCATGCGAGCCTCCATTTCCATGTTCAGAGTGTAGGAAATTGTTTATTTCTAAGGAAAGCCTTATTAAACACCAGAGAAGCCACCCAGGTCAGCAACTTGTCTCATGTGTAGAGGGCAGAGAAAGTTTAACACTTGAAAAGGACTTTAGCAGACACCAGAGTATTCCTATCATAGAGCGGCTTttttcatgctcagagtgtgggaagtgttttgtTGAGAAAGCAGACCTCACTAAACACCGAAAAAGCCACACAGGTTCTCGCCCTTTTCCGTGTTTGGAGTATGGAAAGTACTTCGCTGGGAAAGGCAGCCTTTTTCAACACCAGCTCACTCACACTGGTGAACCACCAttttcttgttcagagtgtgggaaatggttcttTCAGACAGAGCAGCTTTTTAAACACCAAAAAGCTCATACCAACAAACAACCTTTTTCATGTTTAGAGTGCGGGAAGTGTTTCACTGAGAAAGGAAGCCTTCTTCGGCACCAAAGAAGCCATACAGGTGAGCGCCCCTTTTCCTGTTCAGAATGTGGAAAAGGCTTTATTCAGAAGGGAGATCTTGTGAGACACCAAAGAATCCACACAGGTGAGCGCCCCTATCCGTGTGCAGATTGTGGGAAATGCTTCACTCAGAAGGGAGATCTTGTGAAACACAAAAGAGTTCACACTGGTGAGCGgcccttttcatgttcagagtgtgggaaatgctttgttgACAGACGAGCTTGCCTAAAACACCAGAAAACACACACCTGCAGTCTTCCTTTTTGA